A single region of the Zygotorulaspora mrakii chromosome 4, complete sequence genome encodes:
- a CDS encoding uncharacterized protein (similar to Saccharomyces cerevisiae CWP2 (YKL096W- A); ancestral locus Anc_2.484) — MHFSASFQIALLSFARVITAASESFGFLGIHSGTDLQFSSVYNENGNLMIGSGENGVSGIVTDDGSVRLDGNTYITVASDGTMKEGTQAESALGFSIQNGDLAYRGSEGFYAIPIGSAYLFSTARGNGSIGVLIKAVSNGQSIPDFTPNGQNGTSSSATTTMAPTSSGDSTVSTWLPNYNSTAYYPDNNATVTTRTQTSINTATETCTTCPTILPTEGGANCVVPGIAAGAVAAVAALLL; from the coding sequence ATGCACTTTTCGGCTTCCTTTCAAATAGCTTTACTTTCTTTCGCGAGAGTTATCACAGCAGCGTCGGAGTCTTTTGGCTTTCTGGGCATCCATTCAGGAACCGATCTACAGTTCTCTTCCGTTTACAATGAGAACGGGAATCTCATGATAGGTTCCGGAGAGAACGGCGTCTCTGGCATAGTCACCGATGATGGTTCTGTTAGGTTGGACGGCAATACTTACATCACCGTCGCCTCCGACGGGACGATGAAAGAAGGCACTCAGGCAGAGAGCGCTTTGGGTTTTTCGATTCAAAATGGCGATTTAGCGTACAGGGGATCGGAGGGTTTCTACGCTATTCCGATTGGTAGTGCATATCTCTTCTCGACTGCTCGTGGCAATGGGTCTATCGGTGTACTGATTAAGGCCGTCTCTAACGGACAATCTATACCAGATTTTACGCCAAACGGTCAAAACGGTACATCGAGTTCTGCGACCACGACGATGGCACCTACCTCCTCTGGTGATTCCACAGTCAGCACCTGGCTCCCCAATTACAATTCTACAGCATACTACCCAGACAACAATGCCACGGTGACAACAAGGACTCAGACTTCCATAAATACTGCAACGGAAACATGCACCACATGTCCAACAATTTTACCCACTGAAGGGGGTGCAAATTGCGTTGTTCCTGGTATTGCAGCTGGTGCAGTCGCTGCAGTCGCTGCCTTGCTGTTATAA
- the HSL1 gene encoding protein kinase HSL1 (similar to Saccharomyces cerevisiae HSL1 (YKL101W); ancestral locus Anc_2.479), which yields MPAPARKRTINSQRSSSVAKKAARNAMLKVAGTTKVSQTQLERVVQSVNDATKRLSQPESILSTSTTTKSSKRKSRDTVGPWKLGKTLGKGSSGRVRLAKNMETGQLAAIKIVPRKNNKHAKNEPASTCSSVSHVSASSNATSTMVNGTATNSTNTGAETDPINPYGIEREIVIMKLISHANVLGLYEVWENKSELYLVLEYVDGGELFDYLVSKGKLCESEAVHYFKQIIQGVSYCHSFNICHRDLKPENLLLDKKNRSIKIADFGMAALEISNKLLETSCGSPHYASPEIVMGKPYHGGPSDVWSCGIILFALLTGHLPFNDDNIKKLLLKVQSGRYQMPMSLSKEARDLISRILVVNPARRITTEEILSHPLITKYEKPPFKIRSNKTTKFSMRQGKSNADLHLLNEYDRSTLELNSKEDVDERILSNLQILWHGASRELIMAKLLQPSMCEEKVFYSLLLKYKEKHRTRVEAESEALLQKNKINIIDETNETNEANETNEADETLEGRRISDPSAPHLLQKSQFSIPSLKQEKSPSVSALRPTALPIFAVSSSRTFKKSGSLMSMQSQRSLKSKIKITKSSSKKSMSESSSKRTLQNSSSKRSLYSLTSISKRSLNLNDYVTNEISERKAEQLPPLPSIGSNNDFEDLCNQILFGDALDKILEEEEEEEYDNKTVDSASRTTNKTDTEVSSGNSSPVVTPPQEALRPAFVFGQQLSDTTTSVNNSTADLSSPPRSAFKDLTNTVTNTALSRKPSFSGLKRDISQKSNLKDMLARPNQNSNYPYRSVHNVTAFSGTFAREQDFSLDPRRNASQPANSKVVESLLDRFKEKSNLKSKRKSNGWSYETGSIFGANQGVEDQSSGLTKESDVEMSSFMNHNQGLESLSDFHNMDADVLAHSSTVRTKPLISLPSSSLNPTMSFKNLNDYLRNPDESYVTSSRRASASRNSTTARKQSTKISQPQKSSLAVGRTHSKANSSTSNDFDLISDMSYALDIPTNTFMAQAVTISNHGSAERIVPDHLGHVNRNENMKNNNGNNTLATIYDDTKVNIFEDAPTDTESLDVTSSEGDSIPNVHRKAVSIETLNNTNVLAPSTNVRVSLYVNNNTNSNAILPRETTEEIISKFQMPHEKFSEDAQRRVSSTNATGKGNDAIENSQSVLPMFKDVEEADSEDRSAHKDISFNGLQQKDLEPQPNRVTMLFDADEEEHRKSEEETQQRGKDTPSKTEAVKEHNGTIKTTIKTTKKIREEKIKVRPKVKVMNSTLNEPPAKKSWFKKLFSGLKASREDLRLVQTHKTSLSFEDAHLLTLNEFDKNAVDYFLKSSSRNNVSEIVQYDCKFVKGNFKFRIKIINDGTLRTDKQTLIIIKKKSGRNTSESEHAFQIFNADVARVIRRLELKTKTE from the coding sequence ATGCCAGCTCCTGCTAGGAAAAGAACTATCAACAGCCAGCGCTCATCCTCTGTCGCAAAGAAAGCAGCTAGAAATGCGATGTTGAAAGTCGCGGGAACGACAAAAGTTTCTCAAACGCAGTTGGAGAGAGTAGTCCAGTCTGTCAATGATGCAACAAAACGTTTATCCCAGCCGGAATCCATCCTAAGTACGAGCACTACTACTAAATCGTCAAAGCGTAAGTCGAGAGACACGGTCGGGCCATGGAAGTTGGGGAAGACATTGGGCAAGGGCTCTTCAGGACGAGTGCGCCTCGCCAAAAATATGGAAACTGGTCAACTTGCGGCTATCAAGATTGTCCCGAGGAAGAATAATAAGCATGCCAAAAATGAGCCTGCTTCCACATGTTCTTCCGTATCTCACGTGTCAGCATCCTCAAACGCTACGTCGACAATGGTCAATGGCACTGCAACAAATAGTACGAACACTGGCGCAGAAACTGATCCTATCAATCCTTATGGTATTGAGCGTGAAATCGTTATTATGAAACTAATATCACATGCCAACGTATTGGGACTTTACGAAGTTTGGGAGAATAAGTCCGAGCTATATCTAGTATTGGAATATGTTGATGGTGGTGAACTGTTTGATTATCTTGTTTCTAAAGGCAAACTTTGTGAAAGTGAGGCTGTCCATTACTTCAAGCAAATAATCCAAGGTGTTTCGTATTGTCATTCATTCAACATTTGTCATCGTGATTTGAAGCCAGAGAATTTGCTTCTAGATAAGAAAAATCGTAGCATCAAGATTGCAGATTTTGGTATGGCAGCACTCGAGATATCTAATAAACTATTGGAAACGTCTTGTGGATCTCCCCATTATGCTTCACCCGAAATTGTCATGGGGAAACCCTATCATGGTGGTCCCAGTGATGTATGGTCATGTGGTATTATATTATTTGCTTTATTGACTGGGCATCTGCCATTCAATGACGacaacatcaaaaaacttcTACTAAAAGTTCAATCTGGAAGGTACCAGATGCCGATGAGTCTTTCAAAGGAAGCACGAGATTTAATTAGCAGAATTCTGGTAGTTAACCCAGCAAGAAGAATAACAACGGAAGAAATATTGAGCCATCCGCTAATTACGAAGTATGAAAAGCCCCCTTTCAAAATAAGAAGTAATAAGACTACTAAATTCAGTATGAGACAAGGTAAATCAAATGCAGACCTTCATCTTCTCAATGAATATGATAGATCAACTCTTGAATTGAATTCGAAGGAAGATGTAGATGAACGGATCCTAAGCAATTTGCAGATCCTTTGGCATGGGGCTTCGCGGGAATTAATAATGGCAAAGCTACTTCAACCTAGTATGTGTGAGGAAAAGgtattttattctttgctTTTAAAATACAAGGAAAAACATAGAACTAGAGTCGAAGCAGAATCTGAAGCTCTacttcaaaagaacaaaataaacataattgatgaaactAATGAAACTAATGAGGCCAATGAAACCAATGAGGCCGATGAAACTTTAGAGGGCAGGAGAATTTCAGATCCGAGTGCACCACACCTTTTACAAAAGTCTCAGTTCAGTATCCCATCGttgaaacaagaaaaatctcCTTCAGTCTCTGCATTACGCCCCACAGCTTTGCCCATATTTGCCgtatcatcttcaagaaCCTTTAAGAAAAGTGGCTCGTTGATGTCGATGCAATCCCAGAgatcattgaaatcaaaaataaagataaCCAAATCCTCATCTAAAAAATCTATGAGCGAATCATCGTCTAAAAGAACGCTGCAAAACTCGTCTTCGAAAAGATCTCTTTACTCGTTAACATCCATTTCCAAGAGATCTTTGAATCTAAATGATTATGTGACGAACGAAATTAGTGAACGCAAGGCTGAGCAACTGCCGCCATTACCGTCGATTGGTTCAAATAACGATTTTGAAGACCTTTGTAATCAAATTCTCTTTGGAGATGCtcttgataaaattttagaagaagaggaagaagaagaatatgatAATAAGACTGTGGACAGTGCCTCTCGAACTACAAATAAAACAGACACAGAAGTCTCAAGTGGTAATAGCAGTCCGGTTGTTACGCCGCCTCAAGAAGCTTTGAGACCagcttttgtttttggtCAACAGTTATCAGACACTACCACGTCTGTAAATAATTCAACAGCAGATCTGTCTTCTCCTCCAAGAAGTGCATTTAAGGACCTGACGAACACTGTTACGAATACTGCTCTTTCAAGGAAACCGAGTTTCTCCGGGCTCAAAAGGGATATCTCTCAGAAATCAAACTTAAAAGACATGTTAGCGAGGCCAAATCAAAACTCAAACTATCCTTACCGTAGTGTTCACAATGTAACAGCTTTCTCTGGCACTTTTGCAAGGGAGCAGGACTTCTCATTAGATCCTCGCCGCAATGCTTCGCAACCGGCAAACTCAAAGGTTGTCGAATCGTTATTAGATAGgttcaaagagaaatcGAATCtaaaaagcaaaagaaaaagcaatGGCTGGTCATATGAAACTGGCTCAATATTTGGCGCCAACCAAGGTGTGGAGGATCAATCATCTGGATTAACAAAAGAATCAGATGTAGAAATGTCATCTTTTATGAACCATAATCAAGGGCTCGAATCACTTTCTGATTTTCACAACATGGATGCAGATGTTCTAGCCCATTCGAGTACAGTTCGCACGAAGCCCTTGATTTCACTGCCGAGCTCGAGCTTGAATCCCACCatgtctttcaaaaatctgAATGATTACTTGCGAAATCCTGATGAATCATACGTCACAAGCTCAAGGAGAGCAAGTGCTAGTCGAAATTCTACTACAGCAAGAAAGCAATCGACGAAGATTTCTCAGCCGCAAAAAAGTTCTCTAGCCGTTGGAAGAACACATAGCAAAGCTAATTCTTCCACCAgtaatgattttgatttgataTCTGATATGAGTTATGCCTTAGATATCCCAACTAATACTTTTATGGCTCAAGCGGTCACAATTTCCAATCATGGCTCTGCAGAGCGTATAGTACCAGACCATCTGGGTCACGTAAATCGCAACGAGAATATGAAGAACAACAATGGAAATAATACTCTAGCGACAATTTATGATGATACCAAGGTAAATATCTTCGAAGATGCACCAACAGATACGGAATCTTTGGATGTTACTTCATCAGAAGGTGATTCGATCCCCAACGTACATCGTAAAGCCGTTTCGATAGAAACTTTGAACAACACAAATGTTTTGGCACCATCTACTAATGTAAGGGTGAGTTTATATGTTAACAACAATACGAATTCGAATGCCATTCTGCCCCGTGAGACAACGGAAGAAATTATatccaaatttcaaatgccACACGAGAAATTCTCAGAGGATGCGCAAAGAAGAGTTTCATCGACGAATGCTACTGGAAAGGGTAATGATGCGATAGAAAACTCGCAAAGTGTGTTGCCTATGTTTaaagatgttgaagaagcagATTCCGAAGACAGAAGTGCGCATAAGGACATTTCCTTCAATGGCTTACAGCAGAAGGATCTAGAGCCCCAACCAAATAGGGTGACTATGCTCTTTGATGCTGATGAGGAGGAGCACCGCAAATCTGAAGAGGAAACCCAGCAAAGGGGAAAAGACACTCCCAGTAAAACAGAAGCAGTGAAGGAACATAATGGGACTATCAAAACTACCATCAAAActaccaaaaaaattagggaagaaaagattaaaGTGAGACCAAAGGTGAAAGTTATGAATTCAACTCTTAATGAGCCACCAGCGAAAAAAAGCTGGtttaaaaaattgtttAGTGGATTGAAAGCTAGTCGTGAAGATCTTAGATTAGTACAAACTCATAAGACATCACTTTCCTTCGAAGACGCACATTTATTAACGTTAAAcgaatttgataaaaacGCGGTAGATTATTTTCTTAAAAGTTCTAGCAGGAATAATGTTAGTGAGATAGTTCAGTATGATTGCAAATTCGTGAAGGgaaattttaaatttaGAATAAAGATTATAAACGATGGAACACTAAGAACTGATAAACAGACATTAAttataatcaaaaaaaagagcgGCAGAAATACATCAGAATCGGAACATGCCTTCCAAATATTCAATGCTGACGTAGCAAGAGTCATCAGACGTCTTGAATTGAAGACCAAGACAGAGTGA
- the UTP11 gene encoding rRNA-processing protein UTP11 (similar to Saccharomyces cerevisiae UTP11 (YKL099C); ancestral locus Anc_2.482) produces MASHRTAAIISRRIKSIVRRFNMAKLVHNVQKKQHKERSQLAGRSRLGFLEKHKDYVKRAQDYHKKEKSLKILRTKAKERNPDEYFHAMHSRSTDAQGLLHASRHGSDEDASLSTDQVKLLKTQDSNYIRTLRQMELHKMTRKSNDLTFDASGSHTVFVDTKEELGEFTPEKFFNTTVEMLNRRQNRLTKEQLTSNLGSENSFVPNPKAIMPKESLDKKRLKKLKLVKEHLEREADLKRVQQKMDFQREVMKNGSKKKITDANGNVSFKWKKQRKR; encoded by the coding sequence atgGCATCTCATCGCACCGCAGCAATCATATCTAGGAGGATCAAATCGATTGTGAGACGCTTCAATATGGCTAAACTAGTGCAtaatgttcaaaaaaagcaaCATAAGGAGCGTTCCCAGTTGGCAGGACGCTCTAGGTTGGGGTTCCTTGAGAAACACAAGGACTACGTTAAACGTGCACAAGATTATCACAAGAAGGAGAAAAGTCTGAAGATTCTAAGGACTAAGGCCAAAGAAAGGAATCCAGATGAGTACTTTCATGCGATGCATTCCCGAAGTACGGACGCTCAAGGTCTGCTGCATGCAAGTCGTCATGGTAGTGATGAAGACGCATCTCTATCAACAGACCAGGTAAAGCTGCTTAAAACCCAGGATAGCAATTACATTAGAACACTGAGACAAATGGAATTACATAAGATGACAAGAAAGTCCAACGATTTGACGTTTGATGCAAGTGGTTCGCACACAGTCTTTGTCGACACGAAGGAGGAGTTAGGAGAGTTTACACCGGagaaattcttcaatacaACTGTGGAAATGTTAAACAGAAGACAAAATAGATTAACCAAGGAACAGTTGACTTCAAATTTGGGCTCCGAAAACAGTTTTGTACCTAACCCAAAAGCCATCATGCCAAAAGAATCTCTGGAcaagaagagattgaaaaaactaaaaCTTGTCAAAGAGCATCTAGAAAGAGAGGCTGATTTAAAGAGGGTACagcaaaaaatggatttcCAAAGAgaagtgatgaaaaatggatccaagaaaaaaatcactgATGCCAATGGAAACGTTTCATTCAAGTGGAAGAAACAGCGTAAGCGTTaa
- the MTC2 gene encoding Mtc2p (similar to Saccharomyces cerevisiae YKL098W; ancestral locus Anc_2.483) — protein sequence MLVKALPDFGTCLSYSISARRNLVYIYKKQSGNNIDTERHSEIVKNTIDRSYEGRGIVSRIMEKYPSEEDQDLLSPAGNSVSKLEIVIIPNICQYNKEEQVKLVKMIKNCNSGGSRSSRIFIGMVPWAMADHERHIISMRDWLKHRFWIACLEPNETDSVNLRTEPSYDIPYTEVHCSPAVRRYVLDVMVHLRMHRFVDITKGGGIQTMALNDVIVLSQLISKTTFKKNFITPEHVKIACIWYFPLHIDMLKDASIDTTVQYGSRPDMIDDFLDKLYKLNDEEAKKIENPLFLETLVVHDVLNKIVPPV from the coding sequence ATGCTGGTTAAGGCCTTACCTGATTTCGGAACCTGTTTAAGCTACTCCATTAGCGCGAGGAGGAATCTTGTCTATATTTATAAGAAGCAAAGCGGGAACAATATTGATACCGAACGACACTCCGAAATTGTGAAGAATACGATCGACCGCAGTTATGAGGGCCGCGGAATCGTATCCCGCATCATGGAGAAATACCCCAGTGAAGAAGACCAAGACCTGCTATCACCTGCTGGCAACTCCGTCTCGAAACTGGAAATCGTAAttatacctaacatttgTCAATATAACAAGGAGGAACAAGTCAAACTGGTCAAGATgatcaaaaattgcaaCTCTGGAGGCTCCAGGTCTTCCAGGATATTCATCGGGATGGTTCCATGGGCCATGGCTGACCACGAAAGACATATCATTTCGATGAGAGATTGGCTCAAGCACAGATTTTGGATTGCTTGTTTAGAACCAAACGAAACTGACTCTGTGAATTTAAGAACAGAGCCTAGTTACGATATCCCGTATACAGAGGTCCATTGTAGTCCGGCAGTTCGTCGCTACGTGCTAGATGTAATGGTTCATCTGCGAATGCACCGATTCGTGGATATCACCAAGGGAGGTGGCATCCAAACCATGGCGCTCAATGACGTCATCGTCTTAAGCCAACTCATCAGTAAAACcaccttcaaaaaaaactttataACCCCGGAACATGTCAAAATCGCATGCATCTGGTACTTTCCCCTGCATATTGACATGCTGAAGGATGCATCCATCGACACAACCGTACAGTACGGCAGCCGACCTGATATGATAGATGATTTCCTGGACAAACTCTATAAACTGAATGACGAAGAAGctaaaaaaatagaaaatcctctttttttagaAACACTAGTTGTGCATGACGTGCTGAATAAAATCGTGCCCCCCGTATAG
- a CDS encoding uncharacterized protein (similar to Saccharomyces cerevisiae CWP1 (YKL096W); ancestral locus Anc_2.485): MKLSIIIPASILSIVALVEADSDPFGMIAIRSGSDLQYASVFAQNSTLYFGHVANSSFSGIVTDCGQLKLSDDSYVSIANSGELQEVKGSASATDGFAIQDGHLTFKSGQEIFYAIPQSPSAYLVSAQNHGNESLGVIIRAQGFSGSVVSDFYPTKNCSVPTGSHTNYSNNTSPKQPSSTNPVVNVQNQAGIVDIFSSFGLGCGAIVGIVALLI; encoded by the coding sequence ATGAAATTGTCTATTATAATTCCTGCTAGTATACTTTCAATTGTGGCACTGGTTGAAGCTGACTCAGACCCCTTTGGCATGATTGCCATCAGGTCAGGTTCTGATTTGCAATACGCCAGCGTTTTCGCTCAAAATAGTACACTTTATTTTGGCCATGTTGCAAactcttccttttctgGGATAGTTACAGATTGTGGTCAATTGAAACTCTCTGACGATAGCTATGTCTCTATTGCTAATAGCGGTGAACTGCAAGAAGTAAAAGGGTCTGCGTCGGCAACAGATGGATTTGCTATTCAAGACGGTCACTTAACATTCAAGAGCGGCCAAGAGATATTCTACGCGATTCCCCAAAGCCCCTCAGCTTATCTGGTATCAGCTCAAAATCATGGTAACGAATCACTAGGAGTTATCATTAGAGCTCAAGGTTTTTCTGGCAGCGTTGTGAGCGATTTCTATCCAACCAAAAACTGTTCTGTACCAACGGGCAGTCATACAAACTACTCAAACAACACTTCTCCCAAGCAACCAAGCTCAACAAACCCAGTGGTCAATGTGCAGAACCAGGCTGGCATAGTCGATATTTTCAGCAGCTTTGGTTTAGGCTGCGGTGCTATTGTTGGTATTGTTGCATTG
- the YPF1 gene encoding aspartic endopeptidase (similar to Saccharomyces cerevisiae YKL100C; ancestral locus Anc_2.481), which translates to MNQYLKLLTNQLGKLPRRVLQDSMRISSKNSGSELEHVFEQISNVLENNESYLVTKVDKFSQETARLLVKLLESHFVFINYIVLTLIATLLVMYGTFASIDSIPYTALPPTKLHPLFDPSDFDLEQDCEIVYADTEDKKTDLLHLDEKQAILLPLRSGAILLVLYFIVTKLELQWKLYLLKFLNFIMILMSVPASFFVYNYVANTITRHISHWISCNPLKICSRVRITISDDNEEITRSGCFVQNFSYRDVLTNELGFKDTVDKLNKEDSHLKRLYSREFTKPKEVKSNRQMANIYANGTTAISLILSIMLSACYFFCPNDWLVRNVVSINFALWTISQLKLKNLKSGALILFALFLYDIYFVFGTNVMVTVATNLDLPIKLSLPTNFNVAQGKFEFSMLGLGDIVLPGSFISLCYKYDIWKWHYENNDIEFHLLNWSYVGRYFITSMISYLLALGTCMFALAKYKVAQPALLYIVPFLLISTIFTAWIQGDLAQFWTFQYDVIELGENKLSTEHDDSDSNTDAKEYPVTYSDFFQSDCIENDDDDEEENYTYNDALIDYESDDDLDYDSEVNEDDFEIAVPEYKPTDILRLLDDAAHSPEGEDADFVLDDDGPDLDSETDTVILDADEL; encoded by the coding sequence atgaatcaGTATTTGAAACTACTTACCAATCAATTAGGCAAACTGCCACGCAGGGTCTTACAGGATTCGATGCGTATTTCATCCAAAAACAGTGGTAGCGAGCTCGAGCATGTTTTCGAGCAAATAAGTAACGTATTGGAGAACAATGAGTCGTACCTTGTAACCAAAGTTGACAAGTTTTCGCAAGAAACTGCACGCTTACTAGTGAAACTCCTCGAGTCtcattttgttttcataAATTACATTGTTTTGACCCTAATTGCCACCTTACTTGTGATGTATGGCACATTTGCCTCCATAGATTCGATACCCTATACTGCTCTTCCACCAACAAAGCTACACCCACTATTTGATCCTAGCGACTTTGACCTGGAACAAGATTGTGAAATCGTATACGCAGATACAGAGGACAAAAAAACTGATCTATTACATTTAGATGAGAAACAAGCGATTTTATTACCACTCCGCAGTGGCGCAATTTTACTAGTACTCTACTTTATTGTGACCAAACTGGAATTACAATGGAAACTAtatctgttgaaattccTGAATTTCATAATGATACTTATGAGCGTTCCAGCCAGTTTCTTTGTGTACAACTATGTTGCAAATACTATCACAAGACATATTTCCCATTGGATATCCTGCAATCCACTCAAGATATGCTCTAGAGTGAGGATAACTATATCCGACGATAATGAAGAGATTACCAGAAGTGGGtgttttgttcaaaatttttcctACCGTGATGTCCTTACAAATGAACTGGGATTCAAAGACACCGTTGATAAACTTAACAAGGAAGATTCTCACTTGAAAAGACTTTATTCTCGAGAATTTACAAAACCAAAAGAGGTCAAATCCAATAGACAGATGGCAAACATTTATGCCAACGGCACCACAGCTATTTCTCTCATACTGTCTATCATGCTGAGCGCTTGCTATTTTTTCTGCCCAAACGATTGGCTTGTTCGAAACGTCGTGAGCATAAATTTCGCCCTCTGGACAATTTCCCAGTTGAAGCTCAAGAACTTGAAGTCTGGTGCCTTGATATTATTCGCATTGTTCCTTTACGATATTTATTTCGTTTTTGGCACAAATGTCATGGTCACCGTTGCCACGAATCTCGATTTACCAATCAAGCTTTCTCTACCTACCAACTTCAATGTCGCCCAAGGTAAATTCGAGTTTTCCATGTTAGGGTTAGGTGATATTGTCCTACCTGGCTCTTTCATTTCACTGTGCTACAAATATGACATCTGGAAATGGCACTACGAAAATAACGATATCGAATTCCATCTACTGAATTGGTCTTACGTGGGAAGATACTTCATTACATCCATGATCAGTTACCTGCTGGCGTTGGGTACCTGCATGTTTGCCCTTGCAAAATACAAAGTTGCACAACCAGCATTATTGTACATCGTTCCATTTCTATTAATTTCTACGATATTTACGGCTTGGATCCAGGGCGATCTTGCTCAATTTTGGACTTTCCAATATGACGTTATTGAGTTGGGggaaaacaaattgagTACAGAACATGATGACAGTGACAGTAACACCGACGCAAAAGAATACCCCGTAACATACTccgatttttttcaatccgATTGCATAGAAAACGACGATGACGACGAAGAAGAGAACTACACGTACAATGATGCTCTAATAGACTACGAAAGCGACGACGACCTAGACTATGACTCCGAAGTGAATGAGGACGACTTCGAAATCGCTGTTCCCGAATACAAGCCTACCGACATACTACGTCTGCTTGACGACGCAGCACATTCACCAGAAGGCGAAGACGCAGACTTTGTTCTTGATGATGACGGTCCTGACTTGGACAGCGAAACAGACACCGTCATCCTTGATGCCGACGAATTATAG
- the ADH3 gene encoding alcohol dehydrogenase ADH3 (similar to Saccharomyces cerevisiae ADH3 (YMR083W); ancestral locus Anc_2.480), giving the protein MIRAATRLGTRPVGNYGKFIRLQSTFEIPKTQKGVIFYESGGELHYKDVPVPKPKPNEILINIKYSGVCHTDLHAWKGDWPLDTKLPLIGGHEGAGVVVAKGSHVNNFEIGDLAGIKWLNSSCMTCDLCETGYESNCAKADLSGYTHDGSFQQYATADAVQAAQIPKGTDLAQVAPILCAGVTVYKALKTSNARPGQWVTVSGATGGLGSLAVQYAKAMGLRVVGIDGGPGKEQLFKSLGGEVFVDFTKSKNTAEEIIEATQGGPHAVINVAVSEAAISMSTQYVRPTGTVVLVGLPAHAYVKSEVFSHVVKSISIKGSYVGNRADTREAIDFFSRGLVKSPITVVGLSELPKVYDLMEKGAILGRYVVDTYK; this is encoded by the coding sequence ATGATTAGAGCAGCTACGAGGTTAGGAACAAGACCAGTGGGTAATTATGGCAAATTTATCAGATTACAATCGACCTTTGAAATTCCGAAGACTCAAAAGGGTGTAATATTCTATGAAAGTGGTGGAGAACTGCATTACAAAGATGTGCCTGTTCCGAAGCCCAAGCCTAATGAGATTTTAATCAATATCAAGTACTCCGGTGTATGTCACACGGATTTACACGCATGGAAGGGAGACTGGCCTTTGGACACCAAGCTGCCTTTAATCGGTGGTCATGAGGGGGCTGGGGTTGTTGTTGCTAAAGGTTCGCACGTCAacaactttgaaattggcGACCTAGCTGGTATCAAATGGCTGAACAGCTCGTGTATGACTTGCGATCTCTGCGAGACAGGGTATGAATCCAACTGTGCTAAGGCTGATTTATCAGGCTACACTCACGACGGATCATTCCAACAATATGCCACGGCGGATGCGGTTCAAGCGGCTCAAATTCCAAAGGGTACAGATTTGGCGCAAGTCGCACCAATCTTGTGTGCCGGTGTGACTGTCTATAAGGCATTGAAAACATCGAATGCTCGTCCCGGCCAGTGGGTCACTGTATCTGGTGCAACTGGTGGTCTGGGATCACTGGCAGTGCAATACGCTAAGGCTATGGGGTTAAGGGTGGTAGGTATCGATGGTGGCCCAGGTAAAGAGCAGTTGTTCAAGTCGCTCGGCGGTGAAGTTTTCGTCGATTTCACAAAGAGCAAGAATACCGCTGAAGAGATTATTGAAGCAACTCAGGGTGGTCCACATGCAGTTATTAATGTCGCTGTATCAGAAGCTGCAATCTCAATGTCCACTCAGTATGTTAGACCCACGGGTACAGTTGTTTTGGTTGGTTTGCCGGCACATGCGTATGTGAAATCTGAAGTGTTCTCGCATGTTGTTAAATCTATTAGCATCAAAGGTTCTTATGTGGGCAATAGGGCTGACACAAGAGAAGCTATCGATTTCTTCTCGAGAGGCCTTGTGAAGTCGCCAATTACGGTGGTTGGTTTATCAGAATTGCCAAAAGTTTACGATTTAATGGAAAAGGGTGCTATCTTAGGTAGATATGTGGTCGACACCTACAAATGA